A part of Tachysurus vachellii isolate PV-2020 chromosome 4, HZAU_Pvac_v1, whole genome shotgun sequence genomic DNA contains:
- the zc3h10 gene encoding zinc finger CCCH domain-containing protein 10, with protein sequence MPDRDSTYLVGGGGGSSGGGAGTGVGEEVGAGSGLTGGSDGRGGVGGSSTVGNTVSGAMGCSGALGNGHTCSGASGSFGSGSPSEGVCRDFLRNVCKRGKRCRFRHPDFNEVPDLGAQKNEFVFCHDHQNKECVRANCRFVHGSKEDEDYYKKTGELPLWLRWKVAAGLGLSLTDLPQNRGEAPICRDFLKGECQRGNKCKFRHVRKDHEHEASRFSAVGMMGVSSGVGGIVNSSGGGVTCGGVSGLVGANGGSLMIGMGSPNIGGCRDQGLCGGGGGGSMGSCLSLGASGQRRYDRGSCSVYESLFENGLFDPGPLESPVDHAALQLKRRRLEGLRLADGTGGGHYDLGVQAALSTRPIEYRLLEEENALLRKRVEELKKQVSNLMATNEVLLEQNAQFRSQAKVMTLSSTPTPSEQSLAPPVGSVSSYNHGIAQTRTTLSSAGLQPRVVTQQELVAPAGAPAGAPPANAAPPPAAPPPPPPHLNPEIAPLSAALAQTIAQGMAPPVSMASVAASVAPVAVSMAQPLPGITMSHATTPIISYPIASQSMRITTMPH encoded by the exons ATGCCTGACCGGGATAGCACGTACCTGGTAGGTGGTGGTGGGGGCAGCAGTGGAGGTGGTGCTGGCACAGGGGTAGGGGAGGAAGTAGGTGCTGGGTCTGGCTTGACTGGAGGTTCAGACGGTCGAGGGGGAGTTGGGGGAAGCTCAACTGTTGGGAACACTGTTTCTGGGGCCATGGGATGCAGCGGTGCCCTGGGAAATGGCCACACCTGCAGTGGAGCCAGTGGCAGCTTTGGCTCTGGTTCGCCATCAGAGGGTGTTTGCCGTGACTTCTTACGGAATGTGTGTAAGCGTGGCAAGCGCTGTCGTTTCCGCCACCCAGACTTCAATGAAGTACCTGACCTTGGTGCACAGAAGAATGAGTTTGTATTCTGTCATGACCACCAGAACaaagagtgtgtgcgtgcaaaCTGCCGTTTTGTGCATGGCTCCAAAGAAGATGAAGACTACTACAAGAAGACTGGTGAGCTCCCACTTTGGCTACGGTGGAAAGTGGCAGCAGGCCTGGGCCTGTCGCTTACTGACCTGCCACAGAATCGTGGTGAGGCACCGATATGCAGAGACTTCTTGAAAGGGGAATGTCAGCGGGGTAACAAGTGCAAGTTTCGTCATGTGCGGAAGGACCATGAGCACGAGGCTTCCCGATTCAGTGCAGTGGGTATGATGGGTGTCTCAAGTGGGGTGGGTGGAATAGTGAATTCAAGCGGTGGAGGTGTGACTTGTGGTGGGGTATCGGGATTGGTTGGAGCAAATGGAGGGAGTCTGATGATAGGGATGGGAAGCCCCAACATTGGAGGGTGCAGGGATCAAGGATTgtgtggtggaggaggaggaggttccATGGGAAGTTGTCTTTCCCTGGGGGCTTCTGGACAGCGGCGATATGACCGGGGTTCCTGTTCAGTTTATGAATCACTGTTTGAGAATGGACTGTTTGATCCTGGCCCATTGGAGAGCCCTGTTGATCATGCAGCTCTTCAGCTGAAGAGAAGACGGTTGGAAGGGCTTCGACTGGCTGATGGGACTGGGGGAGGTCACTATGATTTAGGGGTGCAGGCTGCCCTTTCCACCAGGCCCATAGAGTATCGCCTATTAGAGGAGGAAAATGCTTTGCTGAGGAAACGAGTGGAAGAGCTAAAGAAACAG GTCTCCAACCTGATGGCTACCAATGAAGTCTTGCTGGAGCAAAATGCTCAGTTCCGCAGCCAGGCAAAGGTCATGACCTTGTCTtcaacaccaacaccatcagAACAGAGTCTTGCTCCACCTGTTGGTTCAGTGAGCTCCTACAACCATGGCATTGCACAGACTCGCACAACTTTGAGCAGTGCTGGGCTACAGCCACGTGTTGTAACCCAGCAGGAACTGGTGGCACCTGCTGGTGCCCCTGCTGGTGCCCCCCCAGCCAATGCTGCACCCCCACCTGCTGCaccccctcctcctccacccCATCTGAATCCTGAGATTGCTCCACTCTCAGCTGCGCTTGCTCAGACTATTGCGCAAGGAATGGCACCACCTGTTTCTATGGCATCTGTGGCAGCTTCTGTGGCCCCAGTTGCTGTCTCCATGGCGCAGCCACTGCCAGGAATCACCATGAGTCATGCCACGACGCCGATAATATCATACCCCATTGCCAGTCAAAGTATGAGGATCACTACCATGCCACATTAA
- the LOC132844701 gene encoding cytochrome c oxidase subunit 6C-1, with amino-acid sequence MSLPKPQMRGLLAKRLRFHLPIAFGLALFAAATFKFTVTEPRKQAYADFYKQYDAMKEFNSMKEAGVFESVRPSGE; translated from the exons ATGTCTCTTCCTAAGCCTCAGATGAGAGGTCTCCTCGCAAAAAGGTTGAGGTTTCATCTGCCCATTGCTTTTGGGTTGGCTCTGTTTGCAGCGGCTACATTCAAG TTCACAGTCACAGAGCCACGGAAACAGGCTTATGCTGACTTTTACAAGCAGTATGATGCCATGAAGGAGTTTAACAGTATGAAGGAGGCTGGGGTTTTTGAGAGTGTAAGGCCCTCTGGTGAATAG